A segment of the Oncorhynchus clarkii lewisi isolate Uvic-CL-2024 chromosome 11, UVic_Ocla_1.0, whole genome shotgun sequence genome:
ATTTCAACACCAGCTTTTtatgtgaggagaataacatgtgTTCAACTCACATGTtgaatttttatttttacactctcacatgtggaattgcactttcacatgtgaaaaacttTCCCAAGTAAAACGTTAAATCTCACATGTGGAACTCAAATGTTGTCAGGTGTAGTTTCATGGCATCACATGTTGAAATGTTGCATCCCCATGTCATCACATTTATTTCACGAGGTCACGAGGTCATGTTTTCATGTGCTCAAATGTTTTCACGTGTAGTTTCATATGATGCTTTTACTTGGTCACATATTATCACATTAGTTTCACATAAGATCACATGTGAAATGAAAGTGTTTTTTCCATAagggatacagacacacacacacactcaaactcgTGCGGTTTCAGTCCAGTCTCATGGGACTAGAGGCAGAAAACCGTATCAGGTCATCAGTGGTAAAATAGATGATGACAGTATTATAGCACCAGATCCTGCCCAGCACTGGGCTGggacagagccccccccccccccccctcccagtgcGCTCTGGAGCCTCTGCTAGCATCGGGACGGGACACGATGGGGTTGTATAAGCATCTCTCATATTTCTGTCAGCCCTCTTTGACCTGCGAGAGGAAAAGCTAAAGCCTGACATGTTGTATCTGACTGTATATACACAGCGTGATGGGAATGGCCTGCGGACAGACGAAGAAAAGACAGAGCTGACAGGTTAAGCCCTGCCGACACTGATAAGGACCCTGCAGTCACTGGCTGGTGTTTGTATTCCTGACCACTATGGACACGGCTTGAATCTCCACTGCTTATTAAAACATTCAAATAGTGTTAGGTGTGTGGGTGCACCAATACTCTGCATGGCTATTTGGCTGCAGCTGATTCAATCAACAGTAGGTCTCTCACCTCTCCTTGTTCTCCTGGCTTATCTAGGCCGATGACTCAGTACAGGCTTGTAGACACTACAAGTGGTAGAGTGTTCTAACACAAACATTTTGTGAGCAGTGGAAAGATGGTCATATCCGAGGTAACTAAAAATAAGTGATTTTTCTGACATTTTAAATATTTCCTTTATTGCCATGTTCAAAACGTTGTACTTcttttatttcaatttttttatggAGATGTTTTTCTTCTATGACTAAATATATACACTTTCTCACTCTAGGCCTATGTCTCATTCACACATATTACTTTTGTGAAGGAGAGTGTTGTGTACTTGTCCAGGACCTGTGACAGAGTTCACCTGCAAGTCGaagcaagttgagagcttcaagttccttggcatccacatcaccaacaaacaacaaactaacatggtccaagcacaccaagacagtcaggagactgaaaagatttgcatgggtcctcagatcctcaaagggttttacagctgcaccatcaagagcatcctgacgggttgcatcactgcctggtatggcaactgcttggcctccaaccacaaggcactacagagggtagtgcgtacggcccagtacatcagaAATCAAAGAAATTCCTGCGCCGACAGAGACGGCCGCCTCgtttcgcgttcctaggaaactatgcagtattttgttttttttacatgttattccttacattggtaccccaggtaatcttaggttttattacatacagtcgggaggaactactggatataagatcaacgtcaactcaccatcattacgaccaggaatacgactttgccgaagcggatcctctgttttgcccaccacccaggacaatggatcggatcccatccggcgaaccaaaacaacaatgccgtaaaaggggcagacaaagcggtcttctggtcaggctccggagacgggcacatcgcgcaccgctcccaagcagactactcgccaatgtccagtctcttgacaacaaggttgatgaaatccaagCAAGgatagcattccagagagacatacgagactgtaacgttctttgcttcacggaaacatggctcactcgggacacgctatcggagtcggtacagccagctggtttcttcacgcattgcgccgacagaaacaagcatctttctggtaagaagaggggagggggggtatgtatgccttatgattaacgagacgtggtgtgatcataacaacatacaggaactcaagtccttctgttcacctgacttagaattcctcacaatcaaatgtcgaccgcattatctaccaagagaattctcttcgattacaatcacagccgcatatacagtgccttgcgaaagtattcggcccccatgaaatttgcgaccttttgccacatttcaggcttcaaacataaagatataaaactgtatttttttgtgaagaatcaacaacaagtgggacacaatcatgaagtggaacgacatttattggatatttcaaaattttttaacaaatcaaaaactgaaaaattgggcgtgcaaagttattcagcccccttaagttaatactttgtagcgccaacttttgctgcgattacagctgtaagtcgcttggggtatgtctctatcagttttgcacatcgagagactgaaaattgttcccattcctccttgcaaaacagctcgagctcagtgaggttggatggagagcatttgtgaacagcagttttcagttctttccacagattctcgattggattcaggtctggactttgacttggccattctaacacctggatatgtttatttttgaaccatttccattgtagattttgctttatgttttggatcattgtcttgttggaagacaaatctccgtcccagtctcaggtcttttgcagactccatcaggttttcttccagaatggtcctgtatttggctccatccatcttcccttcaattttaaccatcttccctgtccctgctgaagaaaagcaggcccaaaccatgatgctgccaccaccatgtttgacagtggggatggtgtattcagggtgatgagctgtgttgcttttacgccaaacataacgttttgcattgttgccaaaaagttcaattttggtttcatctgaccagagcaccttcttccacatgtttggtgtgtctccctggtggcttgtggcaaactttaaacaacactttttatggatatctttaagaaatggctttcttcttgccactcttccataaaggccagatttgtgcaatatacgactgattgttgtcctatggacagagtctcccacctcagctgtagatctctgcagttcatccagagtgatcatgggcctcttggctgcatctctgatcagtcttctacttgtatgagctgaaagtttagagggacggccaggtcttggtagatttgcagtggtctgatactccttccatttcaatattatcgcttgcacagtgctccttgggatgtttaaagcttgggaaatctttttgtatccaaatccggctttaaacttcttcacaacagtatttcggacctgcctggtgtgttccttgttcttcatgatgctctctgcgcttttgacggacctctgagactatcacagtgcaggtgcatttatacggagacttgattacacacaggtggattgtatttatcatcattagtcatttaggtcaacattggatcattcagagatcctcactgaacttctggagagagtttgctgcactgaaagtaaaggggctgaataattttgcacgcccaatttttcagtttttgatttgttaaaaaagtttgaaatatccaataaatgtcgttccacttcatgattgtgtcccacttgtggttgattcttcacaaaaaaatacagttttatatctttatgtttgaagcctgaaatgtggcaaaaggtcgcaaagttcaagggggccgaatactttcgcaaggcactgtattccccccaagcagacacatcgatggccctgaactaactttatttgactctatgtaaactggaaaccacatatcctgaggctacattcattgtagctggggattttaacaaggctaatctgaaaacaagactccctaaattctatcagcatatcaattgtgcaaccagggctggtaaaaccctggatcattgttattctaacttccgcaatgcatataaggcccttccccgccctcctttcggaaaagctgaccacgactccattttcatgctcccagcctatagacagaaactaaaacaggaagctaccgcgccccgcgctcaggtctgttcaacgctggtccgaccaatctgattccacgcttcaagattgcttcgatcacgtggattgggatatgttccgcattgcgtcaaacaacaacattgaagaATGCGCTGATTTGGTGAGAGAGTTttttagcaagtgcatcggcgatgtcgtacccacagcaactattaaaactttcccaaaccagaaaccgtggattgatggcagcatttgcgtgaaactgaaagcgcgaaccactgcttttaaccagggcaaggtgaccggaaacatgaccgaatacaaacagtgtagctattccctccgcaaggcaatcaaacaagctaaacatctgtatagagacaaagtagagtcgcaattcaacggctcagacacaagaggtatgtggcagggtctacagtcaatcacagactacaaaaggaaaaccagccccgtcacggacgaCGATGTCTTGTTCCCAGttagactaaacaacttctttgctcgctttgaggataatacagtgccactgacacgacccgctaccaaaacctgcggactctccttcactgcagccgacgtgagtaaaatatttaaacgtgttaacccttgcaaggctgcaggcccagaaggcatccccagccgcgtcctcagagttTACGGACACATTAAAtcaacccttatcccagtctgctgttcccacatgcttcaagagggccaccattgttcctgttcccaagaaagctaaggtaactgagctaaacgactaccgcaccgtagcactcactcctgtcatcatgaagtgctttgagagactagtcaatgaccatatcacctccacccgacctgacaccctagacccactccaatttgcttactacccaataggtccacagacgacgcaatcgcaaccacactgcacactgccctaacccatcgggacaagaggaatacctatgtgagaatgctgttcatcgactacagctcagcctttaacaccatagtaccctccaaactcgtcatcaagctcgagaccctgggtctcgaccccgccctgtgcaactggatactggacttcctgacgggccgcccccaggtggtgagggtaggtagcaacatctccaccccgcctcaacactggggccccacaagggtgcgttctgagctctatcctgtactccctgttcacccacgactgcgtggccatgcacgactccaactcaatcatcaagtttgcagacgacactacagtggtaggcttgattaccagcaacgacgagacggcctacagggaggaggtgagggcactcggagtgtggtgtcaggaaaataacctcacactcaacgtcaacaaaacaaaagagatgattgtggacttcaggaaacagcagagggagcacccccctatccacatcgaccggacagtagtggagagggtagtaagttttaagttcctctgtgtacacatcacggacaaacttaattggtccacccacacagacagcgtggtgtgGGTAGACCGAAGGCGAAGGCGCAGCAGCCCCTCTTCAATCTCTTCAACCTCagcaaactatctgccctccaggacacctacaccacccgatgtcacaggaaggccataaagatcatcaaggacaacaaccacccgagccattgcctgttcaccccgctatcatccagaagatgaggtcaaagcagggaccgagagaccgaaaaacagcttctatcacaaggccatcagactgttaaacagccaccactaacagtgagtggctgctgccaacatactgactcaactccagccactttaataatggaaaaatgtatgtaaaaaatgtatcactagccactttaaacaatgccacttaatataatgtttacataccctacattactcatctcatatgtatatactgtactcgataccatctactgcatcttgcctatgccattctgtaccatcactcattcatatatttgtatgtacatattcttcatccctttacacttgtgtgtataaggtagttgttgtgaaattgttaggttagattactcgttggttattactgcattgtcggaactagaagcacaagcatttcgttacaccagcattaacatctgctaaccatttgtatgtgacaaataacatttgatttgatttgatcaccggggtcaagcttcctgccatccaggacctctattaccagacagtgtcagaggaaggccataaagaagCTTCTACCGGAGAagcttctacccccgagccataagactcctgaacagctaatcaaatggctacccagactatttgcattaattatttgttattcttatctcataCTTTTTTTGGGGTCTTTTCTTGAAACTGCAGTGTTGGTTTAGGGCTTggatgtaagcatttcactgtaaggtgagtaCTTGTTGTAtgcagcgcatgtgacaaataacatttcattttatTTCATTTGCTTGGTCTTGAAGAGTGAGAACCAATTTTCACCACTATAGACGGCCCTTGTGTCCCCTAGCTGTGGCCCGGGTCCGGCCCTTCTCTTCAGACAACAAAGGCCGATAGATGGGTGTTTATTTAATCTCGACTGTTTGCAAATGTGTATTCACCAGCACCCCATCTAAGAATTTTTATGAACGCTTTTTGTTATTAACATAATTTACATCCAGCCTCAGTCAATTTCTGTGAACGCTGGCAGCCCGTCAAAATTATGCGTAAATCTGCGCTTTAGAAATTCCAGTTACTTAATCCATCATCCCAATAGGCCTACACAGATGAGATAGTCCATGTGTATTAGGCTTACATCTGAATAACAGGGAGAATAAAATATAAGGCAGAGTTCAAATTTAGAGGTCGAAAGTGatataaaaatgtctaaaactgGAAAATAAGATTTGAAAGTGATGGTGCATGAGCAATGGAGAAAGTGTCTCTCACCAAAGCAGCATTTTAGTTGAATTCAAACGTTGTGTGTGCATTAACGTTGACTTTTTCGGATATTAATTATTTGAAAATTGCTAAATTTGATAGGCTGTAGGACAAATTATTTTCCCATATCCTTTTAGAATGATGTATCCCAAATTATTTTGTGGTGTTTATTTCACAAACGCAAGATGTTCTAATTTAATCATAACTCCAAAATGCACAATAGCAATATTCGTCTGTTTAATCTTGAACTGTTTTTGGGCACCTAATGTGTTGTTTGTATTATGCATAGATGACAGCGCTTGTCTCCATGGGTGGCATTGCGCTCCAAATAAGGCTGGAAGGCGGTTACTTCAAACTTTTTGCGCCTCAGGGGTGGGCACTCCCACCTTATGTTGATTGGTTGCTTGTGCTCTTATAGCATCCCCACCTCAGGGTAAAATAGTCAGCTCCTGGCTATTATCTAACAGTGACGGATATTTCCCATTCAGTTTGGAATCGTTACTCTTGCGTTAACGATCATTGTTATATCTGTACAGCTAGGGGGCACTTCTGTTTTGTTGGTTTTTTTGCTCGAGTTGCTGCGGTTGGTGTCGATAGAACAGAGATGAGTAGTCCGGATGCGGGTTACGCCAGTGACGATCAGACCCAGGCTAGGTGCGCGATGTCAGTCATGATGCCTGGAATGGGACACTGTCAGTGGGCAGACCCCCTGAGCCCTCTCGGGGACACCAAAGTGAAGAGCGAGTCCTGCGCTACCAGCTCCGGGAACCAGAACCGTGGAAAGACTGAGCCGCGGATCCGGCGACCCATGAATGCGTTCATGGTGTGGGCAAAGGATGAGCGCAAGCGCCTGGCACAACAAAATCCTGACCTGCACAATGCGGAGTTGAGCAAAATGTTGGGTAAGACAATACAATTATAAAGTATGCGAGCCTGTTACTTCCATGATATTTATAAAGACCAATGTGTATttctttcatatttattttaaaaaatatatacatgacGAAATCCTTAGTGAATTGTTATTTTAAACAGTGTGTTGTTTTCACGAGAAAGCATAGTGAATTTATTTTACAATAAATATGATAAATATTATTGTAGCCTAGTTCAATGATTTTGGTTTGTAGCATTTGTGTAGTGACACATTTTCATGAAAAAGCTATCTGCCCTTACTTTGGCCATTCAAATATAGAGTAAGTAACTAATATAATTTCCAAATGAACTAATTACAACAATTACTGCTTTTGATCAATAATAATAGTGATGTTATCATGTTATGAAATCAGTGTTCTCCTGTTGTTGCTAAATTGCCAATTAGCTATTTTGGAGCACCACCAGTCTGCATGCCCGATGCCGCCATATAACTCATATGAGCTCTGTTCTTGATCTGTAGGGAAGTCGTGGAAAGCCCTTCCTGTGTCCGAGAAGCGCCCCTTTGTAGAGGAGGCTGAAAGGCTCCGGGTCCAGCACATGCAGGACCACCCTAACTACAAATACCGACCCCGGCGGAGGAAGCAGGTGAAGAGGATTAAGCGTCTGGACTCAGGGTTCCTGGTTCATAGTGTGTCCGACCACCAGAGCACCTCCCGAGTGTGTATGGAGGGCCTGGGGCTGGGTTACCACCACGAGCATGGCTACCAGGTGTCGACTCAGTCCCTCGGCCACTACCGCGACGCCCAGGCCCTCGGGGGGGCTTCCTACGAACCCTACAGCCTGCCCACCCCCGACACCTCCCCACTGGATGCCGTGGAATCAGACTCCATGTTCTTCACCGGCCACTCTCAGGAGGAGTGCCACATGATGCCTGCGTACGCCTACCACTCCCAGGGGGCAGAGTACACGCCTCAGGACCCTCAGTCCAACCAGCACGCCAACCACATGCTCCAcagacacctctcctcccccactgAGCAGCAGCAAGGCCACCAGGCTGgccccatctccccctccttcAACCAATTGGCTATGTACTACAGCCAGCATTGTAGCCCCAGTCACCCCAAGCGACACCCAGGACATGGGACAGGACAGCGCTCCCCTCCCCCAGACTCCCACCCAGCGGACCAGGTGGAGCAGATGCATCCATCAGAGCTGATAGGTGAGGTGGACCGGAGTGAGTTTGAACAGTACCTGAACTCCTCCAGACCTGGGGACATGACAGGCCTGTCTTATGGGGCACATGAGGCCAACATGCAGGGACCTGAGAGCCTGATATCCTCTGTGCTCTCTGATGCCAGCACAgtgttctactgtaactacacctcCTAACCTCCtggtcctccctgtctctatctactACTGAAGCCATTACAGCACATAACCTGACCTCaaatgtctctttctgtctcctgtcactatttctgtcttctctctttctctctttctctctttctctctctctctcgccctccctgtctccctttctctttatGTCTTTCTCTTTCATTCTGTTACAATTGAAGGCCAGTGGGAACAGTGGGATCTCTTTAATTTGAGGGTTCAAATTCagtatgtttttttctttttgtGTGAAGGGCGTTCAATGTGTATCACTGTATGAGCTAAGAAGCCATAGTATGACATCTGAATTGTAATGATGATTGTTCACACATTGGTTTGGATTTTCTCTTTGTTCTGAAGaggaatataaatacattttctgaTAATAAATCATGTACAGTTACTATTTGAACGTTTTATGTATAGCTGTTTTATACTTTTGCACTTTTGAAAAATAAAGTTTTGAACCAAAatatatgttcctttaccgtttTATGTTTTTGAATTACTTTACCCTACCTTTTCATTGATGAAATACAGCATCACACCAATTATTATATCAATGCACCTTGGTAATAAGTAACCATATAGTTATTAATACAATGTTTTCATTGTTTATTTGAATCAATGTTAACATCAGTTGAAGAGGTTACAGACCATTTAGCCTATACTTCTGTTTTATGTTATTAATAATCAAATTTGTTGAA
Coding sequences within it:
- the LOC139420727 gene encoding transcription factor Sox-17-alpha-A-like gives rise to the protein MSSPDAGYASDDQTQARCAMSVMMPGMGHCQWADPLSPLGDTKVKSESCATSSGNQNRGKTEPRIRRPMNAFMVWAKDERKRLAQQNPDLHNAELSKMLGKSWKALPVSEKRPFVEEAERLRVQHMQDHPNYKYRPRRRKQVKRIKRLDSGFLVHSVSDHQSTSRVCMEGLGLGYHHEHGYQVSTQSLGHYRDAQALGGASYEPYSLPTPDTSPLDAVESDSMFFTGHSQEECHMMPAYAYHSQGAEYTPQDPQSNQHANHMLHRHLSSPTEQQQGHQAGPISPSFNQLAMYYSQHCSPSHPKRHPGHGTGQRSPPPDSHPADQVEQMHPSELIGEVDRSEFEQYLNSSRPGDMTGLSYGAHEANMQGPESLISSVLSDASTVFYCNYTS